The following proteins come from a genomic window of Fundulus heteroclitus isolate FHET01 unplaced genomic scaffold, MU-UCD_Fhet_4.1 scaffold_58, whole genome shotgun sequence:
- the LOC118561200 gene encoding uncharacterized protein LOC118561200 translates to MNPASPHTSGGGSAEARICGCGNKISSKDPHQVCSQCLGLEHARLAVEAPGSCADCSRFTMKTLRRRLARQASLSGKDPCLSSCGPPPNDDDRVEEDVTHGPDAAASWGSQADLATALSPAEDVLVLDYEDEDDAISELLISEEDDEDDGFFIPSPQAAKPCAPSVTREGGESAAASPAMNLDMQSVCKRAASRLNIPWPEIVAETSSGGLVFSNYSHSLLSASLFLFRGTAAEQALSRPGPTGLRGQD, encoded by the exons ATGAATCCTGCTTCTCCTCACACCAGTGGAGGCGGCAGCGCGGAGGCTCGCATCTGTGGCTGCGGGAACAAAATTTCGAGCAAGGACCCACACCAGGTGTGCTCGCAATGTCTGGGGCTGGAACATGCCCGCCTGGCGGTGGAAGCCCCAGGCTCATGTGCGGACTGTTCCCGCTTCACTATGAAGACCCTCCGGAGACGGCTAGCGCGCCAAGCTAGCCTCTCCGGCAAAGACCCGTGTCTGTCTTCGTGTGGGCCGCCGCCCAACGACGACGACAGGGTCGAAGAAGACGTCACCCACGGACCAGACGCCGCGGCCAGCTGGGGTTCCCAGGCAGATTTGGCCACGGCGCTCTCGCCCGCGGAAGACGTCTTGGTGCTGGATTACGAGGATGAAGATGACGCCATCTCGGAGCTCCTCATTTCAGAGGAAGACGACGAGGATGACGGATTTTTCATCCCGAGCCCGCAGGCTGCAAAGCCGTGCGCGCCGTCGGTTACCCGGGAGGGCGGGGAGAGTGCGGCAGCCTCTCCCGCCATGAACCTGGACATGCAGTCAGTGTGCAAACGCGCTGCATCCAGACTCAACATCCCATGGCCTGAAATCGTAGCGGAGACCTCCAG TGGTGGGCTCGTTTTCTCCAATTATTCTCACAGCCTTCTCTCCGCCTCCCTTTTCCTCTTCAGAGGAACAGCGGCTGAACAAGCTTTGTCCCGTCCGGGCCCTACGGGCCTACGTGGACAGGACTAG